From the genome of Lentimonas sp. CC4, one region includes:
- a CDS encoding LamG-like jellyroll fold domain-containing protein, translating to MTKEQQQLIAAYLDGEEVSETLMAECRNDPEVLKALAELTAVERLLWLAALDENGAVFASEVRERLSSKGEVDFSQAVGARLLSSKRKRLAWLMSLAAAACVVFAFVLFQGLRSAPELGRLTAARDAVWEDSAPFKEDHLTAGSMSLLEGYSEITMVNGVTLLLEAPVEIDVVSEDLIHLREGRLVARVPQQAIGFTVITPTSEVVDLGTEFGMSVASNGLSEVHVLDGEVKARPLNQKAFSNLLKDEGMVIDENQQTSLIQSNPERFRRALPGRSAVQPQYLHWSFDAGSQQAECGGTGIEGKFYPGELKAFNDGSGPEYQNGQFGEALYFNGVDAYVKTEFPGIGGKSPRTIAFWTKVPKDFSIRNGYGMLGWGLMQSRSAWQISPNPTEREGPLGRLRVGTMDAPVVGTTDLRDNRWHHVAIVMYGGDEADVSTHVLLYVDGRLEKTSIKSVAQIETEVGHQKSRPLMFGRNMAFKTDSSLIPDRFFKGWIDEVFVFDTALEQEKIQRLMQANRLD from the coding sequence ATGACTAAGGAACAACAACAGTTGATTGCCGCCTATCTCGACGGCGAGGAAGTCTCCGAAACCTTGATGGCGGAGTGCCGCAACGATCCTGAGGTGTTGAAGGCTTTGGCTGAATTGACCGCAGTCGAGCGCTTGCTTTGGCTCGCAGCATTGGACGAGAACGGCGCGGTCTTTGCCTCGGAGGTGCGTGAGCGCTTGAGCTCTAAGGGAGAGGTCGACTTTAGCCAAGCAGTGGGAGCGCGCTTGCTCAGTAGCAAGCGCAAGCGCCTGGCATGGCTGATGTCCTTGGCTGCTGCGGCGTGTGTGGTGTTTGCATTCGTGTTGTTTCAGGGGCTCCGCTCGGCGCCGGAATTGGGCCGTTTAACGGCGGCTAGGGATGCCGTGTGGGAGGATTCTGCGCCATTCAAAGAGGATCATTTGACTGCCGGTTCGATGTCATTGCTGGAGGGATACTCTGAAATCACAATGGTGAATGGTGTCACGTTGCTACTTGAAGCGCCGGTAGAGATCGATGTGGTGTCCGAAGACTTGATCCATTTGCGAGAAGGCCGTTTGGTCGCGCGTGTGCCGCAGCAAGCGATCGGTTTCACCGTGATCACGCCGACCTCAGAAGTGGTTGATCTGGGCACCGAATTTGGCATGTCGGTTGCCTCGAATGGATTGTCCGAGGTGCATGTTTTGGACGGTGAGGTGAAGGCGCGCCCATTAAATCAGAAAGCATTTTCGAATTTGTTGAAAGACGAGGGCATGGTCATCGATGAGAACCAGCAGACTTCGCTGATTCAGAGTAATCCAGAGCGCTTCCGCCGTGCCTTGCCCGGGCGATCAGCCGTGCAGCCGCAGTATTTGCATTGGAGTTTCGACGCGGGCTCGCAACAGGCTGAGTGCGGTGGCACCGGCATCGAGGGCAAGTTTTACCCCGGCGAGCTGAAGGCATTCAATGATGGTTCAGGGCCGGAATACCAGAACGGACAATTCGGTGAAGCCCTTTACTTCAACGGCGTCGATGCTTACGTCAAAACTGAGTTTCCCGGTATTGGTGGCAAGAGCCCTCGAACCATCGCGTTTTGGACTAAGGTTCCGAAAGACTTTTCGATTCGAAACGGCTATGGCATGCTTGGATGGGGCCTGATGCAGTCACGCTCCGCGTGGCAGATTTCCCCGAATCCAACCGAAAGAGAAGGACCACTCGGCAGGTTGAGAGTTGGCACGATGGACGCACCTGTTGTGGGCACGACTGATTTGCGTGATAACCGTTGGCATCACGTTGCGATTGTCATGTATGGCGGGGACGAAGCAGATGTCTCGACGCACGTCTTACTCTACGTGGACGGTCGATTAGAAAAAACATCCATCAAATCGGTCGCGCAAATCGAAACGGAAGTCGGTCATCAGAAATCTCGCCCTCTCATGTTCGGTAGGAATATGGCTTTTAAAACCGATAGCAGTCTCATACCAGATCGTTTTTTCAAAGGCTGGATCGACGAAGTCTTCGTCTTCGATACCGCTCTGGAACAAGAAAAAATCCAGCGATTGATGCAAGCGAATCGTCTGGATTAG
- a CDS encoding discoidin domain-containing protein: protein MLLPNIKTTLTAMLLAGVVSSAVAGSEPINISGVYPHLAMYNQQGECGTGAVVPWAGKLWAITYAPHWPFGSTDKLYEITPDLEQIIRPESIGGTPANRMIHKESNQLFIGPYAISVEGDVRVISVKDMPGRHTGNARHLTDPAGKIYYATMEEGLYSVDVDTLEVEELIMDGNLKQPLAKGVVSRLPGYHGKGLYSGQGRVVYSNNGQKSAAAKKDPTTPSGALAQWFGEGDWQLVRRNQFTELTGPNGIYGSNNPETDPIWGMGWDMRSVLIGLLEDGEWSYYRLPKGSHSYDGAHGWNTEWPRIREIGETDFLATMHGTFWRFPATFSKANSAGIAPRSNYLKVIGDFAKWQDKLVLGCDDSAKNEFLNTRSFKAKHAAPKQSNSNFWFIEAEQLDEFGPVIGRGSVWLRDDVQAKTASDPYLFSGYDYRQLTLTHSTDLPVTFTLEVDEKGTGEWTELMDITLESKGREVAFFNEDATGVWIRIVTDVDATDVTAHFQYRDRDTRSLSNDPLFTGIATPEKPAATTGLMRSLSYKTLGLATADGDYYELNSEMEFVTVDDDAKAAQLIQDTIQPANAYRVDAASTIVVEGGKRYRLPKSDRYLSEQRKAASTQNLALGASVTPSSIFKPKFAAANAVDGNRSEDSRWVSANEGDKWIELDLGEPKEFRTVQIVSGWKQDAAYVVKHLAVQSKQDGDWKTIPGAEVNKNNSVDLVINLPTSVTAQHIRLLSNDKGHVRIYEVALMNASSGGQNGVLGAPRVCREVATERDLFNLHGTFYELPARNAQGMAKIRPVATHNMAIFDYCSHAGLLFFTGIDADSSSDHIFRSTDGKAAVWAGVVDDLWKLGKPHGQGGPWKDSAVKAGVPSDPYLMTAYDQKRVELSATADSKITLEVDIDGTNLWVPYQSFDLKTGETISHTFPEGFSAYWVRAISDRDATATAWFVYE from the coding sequence ATGTTACTACCAAATATAAAAACGACCCTGACTGCAATGCTCCTCGCGGGAGTCGTATCCAGCGCTGTTGCTGGATCTGAGCCGATTAATATTTCCGGGGTCTATCCTCACTTGGCGATGTATAACCAGCAGGGGGAGTGTGGCACCGGAGCCGTGGTGCCGTGGGCAGGTAAGTTGTGGGCGATTACCTACGCGCCACATTGGCCGTTTGGTTCCACTGATAAACTCTATGAAATTACTCCGGATTTAGAGCAAATCATCCGTCCCGAAAGCATCGGTGGCACGCCGGCCAACCGGATGATTCACAAGGAGTCGAACCAGCTCTTTATCGGCCCCTATGCCATCAGCGTGGAAGGCGACGTGCGTGTCATTTCCGTAAAAGACATGCCCGGACGACATACTGGAAACGCCCGACATCTGACCGATCCCGCAGGAAAGATTTACTACGCCACGATGGAGGAGGGACTCTATTCCGTCGATGTGGACACCTTGGAGGTCGAGGAATTAATTATGGACGGGAACTTGAAGCAACCCCTAGCAAAGGGTGTGGTTTCAAGGCTGCCTGGTTATCATGGTAAAGGCCTATATTCAGGGCAGGGGCGTGTGGTCTATTCGAACAACGGGCAAAAGAGCGCTGCGGCGAAGAAAGATCCAACCACACCATCAGGCGCGCTCGCTCAATGGTTCGGAGAGGGGGATTGGCAACTCGTGCGTCGTAATCAATTTACCGAGCTCACGGGGCCAAATGGCATCTACGGCAGCAACAATCCCGAGACCGATCCGATCTGGGGCATGGGCTGGGATATGCGTTCCGTGCTGATCGGCTTATTGGAAGACGGGGAGTGGAGCTACTACCGATTGCCAAAGGGGAGCCATTCTTATGACGGTGCGCACGGGTGGAATACCGAGTGGCCGCGTATTCGTGAAATCGGCGAAACAGATTTTCTCGCGACGATGCATGGCACCTTCTGGCGCTTTCCTGCAACTTTTTCGAAAGCCAACAGTGCCGGCATCGCGCCACGCTCGAACTATCTGAAAGTGATTGGCGACTTTGCCAAGTGGCAGGATAAGCTCGTGCTCGGTTGTGATGATTCGGCGAAAAACGAATTTTTAAATACACGATCGTTCAAGGCGAAACACGCGGCTCCCAAACAGTCTAATTCGAATTTCTGGTTTATCGAAGCAGAGCAGCTGGATGAATTTGGACCCGTCATTGGACGCGGTTCCGTCTGGCTACGCGACGATGTGCAAGCCAAGACTGCCAGCGATCCGTATCTATTCTCTGGCTACGACTATCGTCAGCTCACGCTGACACATTCGACCGATTTACCTGTAACTTTCACGCTAGAAGTGGACGAGAAGGGGACTGGTGAATGGACGGAACTGATGGATATCACGCTCGAATCCAAGGGCAGGGAAGTCGCCTTTTTTAACGAAGACGCAACGGGTGTATGGATTCGTATAGTTACTGACGTGGATGCCACTGACGTCACTGCCCATTTCCAATACCGTGATCGCGATACACGCAGCCTGAGCAATGATCCACTCTTCACTGGGATTGCGACGCCAGAGAAGCCTGCCGCTACAACTGGTCTGATGCGCAGTCTCTCCTATAAGACGCTCGGTCTCGCGACTGCGGACGGTGACTATTACGAGCTGAATTCAGAGATGGAGTTTGTTACAGTCGACGATGACGCGAAGGCGGCCCAGTTGATACAGGACACCATTCAGCCTGCAAACGCATATCGTGTGGATGCCGCGTCGACGATCGTTGTTGAAGGTGGCAAACGTTACCGTTTGCCGAAGAGTGATCGCTATCTATCTGAACAACGTAAGGCAGCCTCAACTCAGAATCTTGCCCTAGGTGCCAGCGTCACTCCCAGTTCAATTTTTAAGCCAAAATTTGCTGCTGCAAATGCAGTCGATGGCAATCGCTCGGAAGACTCACGCTGGGTCTCGGCAAACGAGGGCGACAAATGGATCGAGCTCGATTTGGGTGAGCCTAAGGAATTTCGCACTGTGCAGATTGTTAGCGGTTGGAAGCAGGACGCAGCCTATGTTGTGAAGCATCTGGCAGTTCAATCTAAGCAAGACGGTGATTGGAAAACAATTCCCGGTGCCGAGGTGAATAAAAACAATTCTGTCGATCTTGTTATCAACCTTCCGACATCAGTGACAGCTCAACACATTCGCCTGCTTTCCAACGACAAGGGGCATGTGCGCATTTATGAAGTGGCGTTAATGAATGCATCTTCCGGTGGGCAAAACGGCGTCTTGGGTGCGCCTCGCGTTTGCCGCGAAGTGGCAACGGAACGCGACTTGTTCAACTTGCACGGCACTTTTTACGAGCTACCTGCTCGCAATGCACAGGGCATGGCAAAGATTCGTCCGGTTGCGACTCACAACATGGCGATCTTCGACTACTGCTCGCATGCTGGACTGCTATTTTTCACTGGCATCGATGCAGACAGCTCCAGTGACCACATTTTCCGCAGCACCGACGGCAAGGCTGCGGTCTGGGCGGGCGTGGTCGACGATCTCTGGAAGCTTGGCAAGCCGCACGGTCAAGGTGGGCCGTGGAAGGATTCTGCCGTCAAAGCAGGCGTTCCTTCTGACCCATATCTCATGACGGCTTACGACCAGAAGCGCGTCGAGCTCTCCGCTACCGCTGATAGCAAGATCACCCTTGAAGTGGATATTGATGGCACGAACCTTTGGGTGCCGTATCAGAGCTTCGACCTCAAGACAGGTGAGACCATCTCGCATACATTCCCTGAAGGCTTCTCGGCCTACTGGGTGCGTGCGATCAGCGATCGCGATGCGACGGCTACGGCCTGGTTCGTTTATGAGTAG